GATCTGGTGCCAGGCGCCGGGTACGAACATCGCGGGCCCGTACGGGACGTCGAACATCTGGGACAACATCGACGACGGCGAGTACGTCTCGGACGCGTACGTGAACACCGGCAGCGACGGCTACATCCGCCCGCGCTGCTCCCTCTGACCTCACCACCCATACCCGGGGGAACCTCATGACGTCATTGAGACGCCGCTCCGTCCTGCTCGCCGGCCTCAGCGGCGCCTTCATCACGGTGGGCGCCGCCACCGGCGAGGCCGCGACCTTGCGCTATTACGAGGTAGCGCCGGGCTATCGCGTCAACGTCCGCAGCGGCCCGAGTACCTCCTACCGTGTCATCCGTGTGCTCGCCGAAGGCGCGAAGGTCCCGATCTGGTGCCAGACGCCGGGGGAGACGATCACCGGCCCCTATGGCACGTCGAACATCTGGGACAACATCGACGACGGCCAGTACGTCTCGGACGCCTACGTCCACACCGGCAGCGACGGTTACGTCGCCTCCCGCTGCGCCTGACTTCACCTTTCACCCCCAAGGAACCCCCATGCCATCCCTCAAGCGCAGATCCGTCATGCTCGCCGGCCTCACCGGCGCCCTCCTCATGGTCGGCGCCGCACACGCCGAGGCCGCGGTCCGCTACTACGACACAGCCCCGGGCTACCGCCTGAACGTCCGCAGCGGTCCGGGCACCGGCTACACCATCATCCGCGTCCTGGCCGAGGGCGCCAAGGTCCCGATCTACTGCCAGAGGCCGGGCGAGACGGTGACGGGCCCGTACGGCACGTCGAACATCTGGGACAACGTCGACAACGGCGAGTACGTCTCGGACACGTACGTGCACACCGGCAGCGACGGCTACGTAGCGGCCCGCTGCTCCTGACCCCTGACGTCCACGTGACCCGGCGCCGCCCGGGTTCGTGACCAGCGCAGTGCACCCCCTCGGAGCCCGCGGCCACCCGGAGCCATAATCGACGCGTGAGCGACGACAACGGCACCCAGGAAACCCCCGCGGGCTCCGCACCCGCCCCCCGCCCCGAACCCATCCGCTTCTTCGGCACGACCTGGGTCGACCACGACAACGGCTACCCGGCCCGCCGCATCGGCGCCGCCGCCGGCTCCCTCGCCGCCGCCGTCGGCTCCTGCCTCGTGCTCCGCTTCGCCTTCCAGGGCCTCCAGATCGCGGACATCGGCAGCTTCGTCACCCTCCTCATGGTCGTGATGTTCGCGATCTGCAGCGCCCTCGCCTTCCGCCACACCTGGGAGGGCTTCACCAAGCGCGCGGACCCCGACCGCCAGGCCTCCCTCCGTGGCCTGCTGGCCATCGGCTTCGTCGGCTCCCTCCTCGCCTACTTCGTCCGCTCCCTCTTCGAGGCCCCGGGCGAGAAG
Above is a window of Streptomyces sp. NBC_00490 DNA encoding:
- a CDS encoding EamA/RhaT family transporter produces the protein MSDDNGTQETPAGSAPAPRPEPIRFFGTTWVDHDNGYPARRIGAAAGSLAAAVGSCLVLRFAFQGLQIADIGSFVTLLMVVMFAICSALAFRHTWEGFTKRADPDRQASLRGLLAIGFVGSLLAYFVRSLFEAPGEKLHREEYDTARKRYEKRATRRTGNPSKKRRRS
- a CDS encoding SH3 domain-containing protein, whose amino-acid sequence is MLAGLTGALLMVGAAHAEAAVRYYDTAPGYRLNVRSGPGTGYTIIRVLAEGAKVPIYCQRPGETVTGPYGTSNIWDNVDNGEYVSDTYVHTGSDGYVAARCS